A window from Macaca nemestrina isolate mMacNem1 chromosome 8 unlocalized genomic scaffold, mMacNem.hap1 SUPER_8_unloc_4, whole genome shotgun sequence encodes these proteins:
- the LOC139361110 gene encoding SH3 domain and tetratricopeptide repeat-containing protein 1-like isoform X1: protein MIISRKSAFSEYISGSGTVWELVLKMHWARGQLRAVHRLCYFYSTVMPSEAQCVIYHELQLSLARKVADKVLEGQLLETISQLYLSLGTKRACRSALDYTKEVWGFSLTFRRKRRRRMPGCKQGRSITSCGRASWWTCTSRWHRM from the exons ATGATCATTTCAAGAAAGAGTGCATTCAGcgaatacatttcagggtctggtacagtctGGGAGCTGGTCCTGAAAATGCACTGGGCTAGAG gccagTTGCGGGCCGTTCACCGGCTGTGCTACTTCTATAGCACCGTCATGCCCAGTGAGGCCCAGTGTGTCATCTACCATgagctccagctctccctggcccGCAAGGTGGCCGACAAAGTGCTGGAGGGGCAGCTCCTGGAGACCATCAGTCAACTCTACCTGTCCCTGGGCACCAAGCG GGCCTGCAGATCCGCTCTGGACTACACCAAGGAAGTCTGGGGATTTTCATTGACcttcagaaggaagagaaggaggcgcatgcctggctgcaagcagggaagatctattacatcctgcggcagagcgagctggtggacctgtacatccag gtggCACAGAATGTGA
- the LOC139361110 gene encoding SH3 domain and tetratricopeptide repeat-containing protein 1-like isoform X2: MHKKEQLAKCQLRAVHRLCYFYSTVMPSEAQCVIYHELQLSLARKVADKVLEGQLLETISQLYLSLGTKRACRSALDYTKEVWGFSLTFRRKRRRRMPGCKQGRSITSCGRASWWTCTSRWHRM; this comes from the exons atgcacaaaaaggaacaactggctaaat gccagTTGCGGGCCGTTCACCGGCTGTGCTACTTCTATAGCACCGTCATGCCCAGTGAGGCCCAGTGTGTCATCTACCATgagctccagctctccctggcccGCAAGGTGGCCGACAAAGTGCTGGAGGGGCAGCTCCTGGAGACCATCAGTCAACTCTACCTGTCCCTGGGCACCAAGCG GGCCTGCAGATCCGCTCTGGACTACACCAAGGAAGTCTGGGGATTTTCATTGACcttcagaaggaagagaaggaggcgcatgcctggctgcaagcagggaagatctattacatcctgcggcagagcgagctggtggacctgtacatccag gtggCACAGAATGTGA